In Gossypium arboreum isolate Shixiya-1 chromosome 6, ASM2569848v2, whole genome shotgun sequence, the following are encoded in one genomic region:
- the LOC108481613 gene encoding uncharacterized protein LOC108481613, with product MYKNSNPTEQALKASTHFSRKRGKCRGRGMRRGSGRDRGGRWNKDSGKHAKPANKGKQRDQQFDKSKKKEEAKTLLMAIHDKHEELQNSCLCEKGDISIRTKNGSVETISNVFFMSALKSNLLSVGQLKEKGYAITISKNACEIYNHSRGAIAVVSMSSNRLFPLVIDYVQPYLMVKVMDDTWLWHFRYGHLNFWGLKTFRQKEMVRGLP from the exons ATGTACAAAAATTCTAACCCAACAGAGCAAGCATTGAAGGCTTCAACTCATTTTTCTAGAAAAAGAGGCAAATGTCGAGGAAGGGGAATGAGAAGGGGAAGTGGAAGAGATAGAGGAGGCAGATGGAATAAAGATAGTGGCAAGCATGCCAAACCAGCTAATAAAGGAAAACAGCGGGATCAACAATTTGACAAGTCAAAG aaaaaagaagaagctaaAACCTTGTTGATGGCAATTCATGACAAGCATGAGGAGTTGCAGAACTCATGTTTAtg TGAAAAAGGTGATATTAGTATAAGAACCAAGAATGGTTCTGTAGAAACAATTTCCAACGTTTTCTTTATGTCTGCTTTGAAGAGTAACTTGTTAAGCGTTggtcaattaaaagaaaaaggataTGCAATTACAATATCAAAAAATGCTTGTGAAATTTATAATCATTCCAGAGGTGCTATTGCAGTGGTTTCAATGAGTTCCAATAGGTTGTTTCCATTGGTGATTGATTATGTTCAACCTTACTTGATGGTTAAAGTGATGGATGACACATGGCTTTGGCATTTTCGCTATGGTCATCTTAATTTTTGGGGTTTGAAGACTTTTAGACAGAAAGAAATGGTGAGGGGCCTTCCTTAA